The following proteins come from a genomic window of Nostoc sp. ATCC 53789:
- a CDS encoding non-ribosomal peptide synthetase, translating into MLFHTLYEPESGVYLEQFCLMLSGNLDITVLQQACVRVMKRHPVLRTLVVWEKQEKPLQVVCKQVELPWQNYDWRSLSLAEQEERLKAFLQADRVQGFVLDKAPLMRFSLIQIADDIYEFVWSFHHLLIDGWSWPILCKEVFAFYNALLKGKYLYLNTPRPYRDYINWLQQQDLRAAEAFWRQQLHGFTSPTRLLLNRGEAHNLQQPKTYHEQHCCLSATITAALQSQAQQYHLTLSTFVQAAWALLLSRYTDESEVVFGATVSGRPPTLSGVESMVGLFINTLPVRVKVPTATPLWQWLRELQAQQVERSQYSWFPLVEIQALSEIPPELPLFESIVVFENYPHDPSLSNLGSTIQITKRRVIEQTNYPLTVIAVPGQELSLRILYDGSCFDAETINRMMGHLVTLLEGMSANVEQTVAEISMLTTTEQRQILVWNDTQKDYPQKCIAQLFEEQVERTPDAVAVSFQSQQLTYQQLNCQANQLAHHLQKLGVKPEVRVGICVERSLLMVVRLLAILKAGGAYVPLDPRSPQERLTYMLSDSQASMLLTDSSITLSEQPLTVVCLDTSDFCQNSQENPVNGVIPGNLAYVMYTSGSTGKPKGVAMSHRSLVNLLYWQMDEISLSCAKTLQFASISFDVSFQEIFSTWCNGGTLVLITEKLQKDGFALLQLIAQEKVERLFLPFVALQQLAHAASITQLYPASLRQIMTAGEQLHITPVLVNFFKELSGCTLQNQYGPTESHVVTSFTLKDVASSWSPLPPIGRAIANTQIYILDRHLQPLPIGVPGELYIGGVAIARSYINSPELTAEKFIAKNGNRLYKTGDRARYLSDGNIEFLGRIDNQVKVRGFRIELGEIETVLAAHPQVKEAVVIAREDEPGNKRLVAYIVPKQHLDTSELLCYLKQKLPEYMLPSAFVKLLDALPLTPSGKIERRALPAPLSRETRNISTDLIPPRTVTEEVLAGIWSDVLGLEKVGIHDNFFALGGHSLSAMQVIARLREIFKVELPISCLFDYPTVIELNRQISEYRQKEAGEQGSRGAGEQGRNNHSFSSPCAPLPSCKNDLTPFLKPVPRNTKELPISLTQLEFWILAQLHPGIPVYNIPLAYRLTGLLNVTALAQSLVEIVRRHEALRTTFAIADRQVVQKIAQQPILPFSVVDLRKLSESKTERKALAQKFITEEKNQPFDLEQEPLLRIKLLRLSDAEHLLIITIHHLVCDGWSVGVFLQELTKLYAAFCHGQPSPLPDLPIQYADFAHWQKQWVARPAFVSDLNYWKQQLSNSTLLLQLPTDRPRLPVRTFEGASQTFIIPKSLTNALKHLSQQHNVTLFVTLLTAFKIVLFYYTGQSDIIVGTPFANRQQVETKGLIGCFINTLPIRTHLGGDPSLSELLYQVRGSFLAASDRQQIPFVKLVEALQPKREPSHSLLYQVMFNFLPPSDLKLTNLTVHPWSIESKTAEFDWDIYLQQTTLGSIEGKWCYKIDLFDASTISRAVTQFLVLLELLITNPECRLTDLSLLFQRHNSQCRAM; encoded by the coding sequence ATGCTTTTTCATACTCTGTATGAGCCAGAATCAGGAGTATATCTTGAGCAGTTCTGTCTAATGCTCTCTGGAAATCTAGATATTACAGTGCTTCAGCAGGCCTGTGTGCGAGTAATGAAGCGTCACCCAGTTCTGCGTACCCTTGTGGTTTGGGAAAAACAAGAAAAGCCTCTCCAGGTAGTATGTAAACAAGTGGAGTTGCCTTGGCAGAACTATGATTGGCGTTCCTTATCTTTAGCAGAACAAGAAGAGCGTTTAAAAGCTTTCTTACAAGCAGATCGAGTTCAAGGCTTCGTTCTTGACAAAGCTCCACTTATGCGATTTAGCTTAATTCAAATCGCTGATGATATTTACGAATTTGTCTGGAGCTTTCATCACCTGCTGATTGATGGTTGGAGTTGGCCAATTCTCTGCAAAGAAGTTTTTGCATTCTACAATGCCTTACTTAAAGGCAAATATTTATATTTAAATACTCCCCGTCCTTACCGAGATTACATCAATTGGTTACAGCAACAAGATTTAAGAGCAGCAGAAGCTTTTTGGCGGCAACAACTTCATGGTTTTACTAGCCCTACCCGTTTGCTACTAAATCGGGGTGAGGCGCACAATTTACAACAACCAAAAACCTATCACGAGCAGCACTGCTGTTTATCGGCAACTATAACTGCTGCTTTACAATCCCAGGCACAGCAGTATCATCTGACACTTTCAACTTTCGTCCAAGCAGCTTGGGCACTTTTACTCAGTCGCTACACTGATGAGTCTGAGGTAGTATTTGGAGCAACTGTATCGGGTCGTCCTCCCACTCTATCGGGGGTGGAATCTATGGTGGGACTATTCATTAATACTTTACCAGTCAGGGTGAAAGTACCAACAGCAACTCCTTTATGGCAATGGCTGAGGGAATTGCAGGCTCAACAGGTAGAGCGATCGCAATATTCTTGGTTTCCATTAGTAGAAATTCAAGCTCTTAGTGAAATTCCCCCAGAATTACCTTTGTTTGAAAGCATTGTGGTGTTTGAGAACTACCCACACGATCCGTCTTTATCAAATCTAGGTAGCACCATCCAGATTACCAAACGGCGAGTCATTGAACAAACCAATTATCCGCTCACAGTCATCGCTGTACCAGGACAAGAGTTATCCCTACGCATTCTTTATGATGGTAGCTGCTTTGATGCTGAAACGATTAACCGGATGATGGGGCATCTTGTGACTTTGTTAGAGGGTATGAGCGCTAACGTCGAGCAGACAGTAGCAGAGATATCCATGCTAACTACCACTGAGCAACGCCAAATCTTAGTATGGAATGATACTCAAAAGGATTATCCTCAAAAATGTATCGCTCAGTTGTTTGAAGAACAGGTGGAACGGACACCGGATGCAGTAGCAGTCTCATTCCAATCTCAACAACTGACTTACCAACAGTTAAATTGTCAGGCGAATCAGTTAGCGCACCATCTCCAAAAACTTGGGGTAAAACCAGAAGTGCGGGTAGGGATTTGCGTTGAGCGTTCTTTATTGATGGTAGTAAGACTTTTGGCAATCCTCAAAGCTGGTGGTGCTTATGTACCTTTAGATCCGCGATCGCCCCAAGAACGCTTAACTTATATGTTGAGTGATTCTCAAGCGTCGATGTTGCTGACAGATTCATCAATTACTTTATCTGAGCAACCATTAACAGTAGTTTGCTTAGATACATCGGATTTCTGCCAAAACAGTCAGGAAAATCCTGTTAATGGAGTGATACCAGGGAACTTGGCTTATGTCATGTATACTTCTGGCTCAACCGGCAAACCCAAAGGTGTAGCCATGAGTCACCGTTCTCTGGTGAATCTTTTATATTGGCAAATGGACGAAATTTCTTTAAGTTGTGCTAAAACTTTGCAATTTGCTTCCATCAGTTTCGATGTCTCTTTTCAAGAAATCTTCTCTACCTGGTGTAACGGCGGAACCTTAGTTTTAATCACCGAAAAACTACAAAAAGATGGGTTCGCATTATTACAGTTAATTGCCCAAGAAAAGGTGGAAAGACTGTTTTTGCCCTTTGTCGCCCTTCAGCAATTAGCCCATGCTGCCTCTATTACTCAATTATATCCTGCATCTTTGCGTCAGATTATGACGGCAGGAGAACAGTTACATATTACCCCTGTTTTAGTCAACTTTTTTAAGGAGCTTTCTGGTTGTACGCTACAAAATCAGTATGGCCCAACGGAGAGCCATGTAGTAACAAGTTTTACTTTAAAAGATGTGGCAAGCAGTTGGTCGCCACTTCCGCCTATTGGTCGGGCGATCGCAAATACGCAAATCTACATCCTTGACCGCCATCTGCAACCATTACCAATTGGAGTTCCTGGAGAACTGTATATCGGCGGTGTTGCGATCGCTAGAAGTTACATTAATTCCCCGGAATTGACAGCTGAGAAATTCATTGCAAAAAATGGGAATCGTTTGTATAAGACAGGCGATCGCGCTCGATATTTATCTGATGGCAACATCGAATTTCTCGGTCGAATTGACAATCAAGTGAAGGTGCGGGGTTTTCGCATTGAACTGGGAGAAATTGAAACCGTACTCGCCGCACACCCCCAGGTAAAAGAAGCAGTAGTTATCGCCAGAGAAGATGAACCAGGAAACAAGCGTCTAGTCGCCTACATTGTCCCCAAACAACACTTAGACACCAGCGAACTGCTTTGTTACCTCAAACAAAAGTTACCCGAATATATGCTACCTTCTGCTTTTGTAAAGTTGCTGGATGCTCTACCTCTAACCCCCAGTGGTAAAATAGAGCGCCGCGCTTTACCAGCACCTTTGAGTCGGGAAACACGGAACATCTCTACAGACTTGATTCCACCCCGTACTGTTACTGAAGAGGTTCTGGCAGGAATCTGGAGCGATGTTTTAGGACTAGAAAAAGTTGGTATCCATGACAACTTCTTTGCATTAGGAGGTCATTCTTTGTCAGCAATGCAAGTCATTGCTCGGTTGCGAGAAATCTTCAAAGTGGAGTTACCCATAAGTTGTCTGTTTGATTACCCGACAGTAATTGAGCTAAATCGGCAAATTTCAGAATACCGCCAAAAAGAGGCAGGGGAGCAGGGGAGCAGGGGAGCAGGGGAGCAGGGGAGAAATAATCATTCTTTCTCATCCCCCTGTGCCCCTCTGCCCTCTTGTAAAAATGACTTGACCCCATTTCTCAAACCAGTACCTCGAAACACAAAAGAGTTGCCAATTTCTTTGACTCAGCTTGAGTTTTGGATATTAGCTCAATTGCATCCGGGTATTCCCGTCTATAATATTCCACTGGCTTATCGCTTGACGGGTTTACTCAACGTCACTGCTTTAGCACAAAGCCTCGTGGAAATTGTCCGTCGTCACGAAGCTTTGCGAACTACTTTTGCGATCGCAGATCGGCAAGTAGTTCAGAAAATTGCTCAACAGCCCATATTGCCATTTTCGGTGGTAGATTTGCGAAAACTTTCTGAATCTAAAACTGAGCGAAAGGCTCTGGCTCAAAAATTTATCACTGAGGAAAAAAACCAGCCTTTCGATCTAGAACAAGAACCTTTGTTACGCATCAAGCTACTGCGGCTCTCTGATGCCGAGCATTTACTAATAATAACTATCCATCATCTGGTTTGTGATGGTTGGTCTGTGGGTGTGTTTTTACAGGAGCTAACAAAATTATACGCAGCATTTTGTCATGGTCAACCTTCACCGCTTCCTGATTTACCCATCCAATATGCTGACTTTGCCCATTGGCAAAAGCAGTGGGTTGCTCGTCCTGCTTTCGTGTCTGACCTTAACTATTGGAAGCAGCAACTAAGCAATAGCACACTTTTACTACAGTTACCTACTGACCGTCCGCGCTTACCAGTACGAACTTTTGAGGGTGCAAGTCAAACTTTCATCATCCCTAAGAGCCTAACAAATGCTCTTAAACATCTGAGCCAACAGCACAATGTAACTCTATTCGTGACTCTACTAACAGCCTTTAAAATAGTGCTATTTTATTACACCGGACAGTCAGATATTATTGTGGGCACTCCCTTTGCCAATCGCCAGCAAGTGGAAACTAAAGGGCTTATTGGATGCTTCATCAACACATTACCAATACGTACACATTTGGGAGGTGATCCAAGTTTGAGCGAGTTGCTGTATCAGGTGCGTGGATCTTTTTTAGCAGCCTCCGATCGACAACAAATTCCCTTCGTGAAGTTAGTAGAAGCACTACAGCCAAAACGAGAACCAAGCCATTCTTTGCTATATCAAGTGATGTTTAACTTCTTGCCACCATCAGATTTAAAACTGACAAATTTGACTGTTCATCCCTGGTCAATTGAAAGTAAAACAGCAGAGTTTGATTGGGATATTTATCTTCAACAAACAACATTAGGAAGTATTGAAGGGAAATGGTGCTACAAAATCGATTTGTTTGATGCTTCTACTATTAGTCGTGCGGTAACTCAGTTTCTAGTGTTGCTTGAGTTGCTAATTACTAATCCAGAATGTCGTCTGACTGACCTTTCCTTACTATTTCAGCGCCATAATTCTCAATGCCGTGCAATGTAG
- a CDS encoding MBOAT family O-acyltransferase — translation MVFTEFRFVFFFLIVFCIYWALEKHNHRKVWLLVCSYIFYSAWDWRFLFLLLLSTVIDYFVGLMLSRPQVSDLQEQEITKIEVVQKAETTSFWHWDALLNQPQNQQQRQAWLILSLVANLGILGFFKYYNFFTDSAANLLAFLGLPLSIKTLNIILPAGISFYTFQTLSYSLDIYLGKLKPVRNFWDFSLFVTFFPQLVAGPIVRASTFLPQLLTPKNFNDVDVRGCLILFFVGYFKKACISDNLSPLVEQYFTNPENYTFLSCWIAVISFVIQIYCDFSGYSDMAIASAGLLGYKLPLNFNFPYLSGNITDLWQRWHITLYSWLRDYVYIPLMRKRPKAERTELFGYKNLLILMLLSGLWHGAAWHFVVWGGLNGFALVVHKQWLSRIAPYKGLLTLRKMLGIPLTMYWFCASAVFFRSNDLSSAIQIEKSFLFLNSLGSQNLNLQVAWIFAPLIMLHWAAYKGWFADWWRKIPSWSFAVCFGVLVSAIFRLTAINPQPFVYFQF, via the coding sequence ATGGTATTCACAGAATTTCGATTTGTATTTTTCTTCTTGATTGTTTTCTGCATTTATTGGGCTTTGGAGAAACACAATCATCGTAAAGTGTGGCTGCTAGTTTGTAGTTATATCTTCTATAGTGCTTGGGATTGGCGCTTTCTTTTTTTGCTATTGCTATCAACAGTAATTGATTACTTTGTCGGTTTAATGCTATCTAGACCACAGGTTAGTGATTTGCAAGAGCAAGAAATTACCAAAATTGAGGTAGTACAAAAAGCAGAAACTACAAGCTTTTGGCATTGGGATGCCTTGCTGAATCAGCCACAGAATCAGCAGCAGCGCCAAGCATGGTTGATACTTAGTTTAGTAGCGAATTTAGGAATATTAGGGTTTTTTAAATACTATAATTTCTTTACTGATTCTGCTGCCAACTTATTAGCTTTTTTGGGTTTACCCCTAAGTATTAAAACCCTTAATATTATTTTGCCAGCAGGCATTAGTTTTTACACCTTTCAAACTCTGAGTTATTCCCTGGATATCTATCTAGGTAAACTCAAACCTGTGAGAAATTTTTGGGATTTTTCTCTATTTGTGACTTTTTTCCCGCAACTTGTTGCAGGCCCTATTGTCCGTGCGTCTACCTTTTTACCCCAACTGCTAACCCCAAAAAACTTTAACGATGTTGATGTTCGGGGATGTTTAATACTTTTTTTCGTAGGGTATTTTAAGAAAGCTTGCATTTCGGATAATCTTTCTCCTTTAGTAGAACAGTATTTCACAAATCCAGAAAATTATACTTTCTTAAGTTGTTGGATCGCTGTTATTTCTTTCGTCATCCAGATATACTGCGATTTTTCTGGTTATTCAGATATGGCGATCGCTTCAGCAGGGTTACTTGGATACAAACTACCTCTGAACTTTAATTTTCCCTACCTTTCCGGCAATATCACTGATTTGTGGCAACGTTGGCACATTACCCTCTACAGTTGGTTGCGAGATTATGTTTATATTCCTCTAATGAGAAAGCGACCAAAAGCTGAACGAACAGAACTATTTGGGTATAAAAATCTTCTCATTTTGATGCTTCTGTCAGGACTCTGGCATGGAGCTGCTTGGCATTTTGTAGTTTGGGGTGGATTAAATGGATTCGCTTTAGTTGTTCACAAGCAATGGTTATCTCGGATCGCTCCCTATAAGGGATTGCTAACACTGAGAAAGATGCTAGGTATTCCCTTAACAATGTATTGGTTTTGTGCATCTGCCGTCTTCTTTCGGAGTAACGATCTCAGCAGTGCCATACAAATAGAAAAATCCTTTTTATTCTTGAATTCTCTTGGCTCTCAAAACCTAAATCTCCAAGTTGCATGGATTTTTGCACCTTTAATTATGCTCCACTGGGCAGCTTATAAAGGTTGGTTTGCCGATTGGTGGCGTAAAATTCCTAGTTGGAGTTTTGCTGTTTGCTTTGGGGTTTTAGTTTCAGCAATATTTCGGCTGACAGCAATCAATCCTCAACCTTTTGTCTACTTTCAGTTTTAG
- a CDS encoding MFS transporter: MEKTRLTVLREMRLFIIVWVGQLIALIGSSTTAFALDIWVYNRTGSVTQFALVSLFNTLPLILISPIAGPLVDKWDRRKTMIIADVLACLGTIAIGVLFVIGRLEVWHIYLANTFTAVFMAFHTPAYTASTVLLVPKQHLNRANGLMSLMFGISLIVAPTLGGVLLSIVHLQGIILFHVSAVFIAVVSLMLVRFPEVNTSAVATAKSSFLSEATYGLTYLIARPGLLGLVLFSASSFYIVGGINVITIPLVLNFVSVSFLGTILSLFGIAIVAGGLLVSIWGGLERNIYAIYGCMLLSGVFIFVAGLQPSLVIFTVGIFLFFLTQPIVSSSTQAVMQNKVEPNVQGRVFAIKGAIEAAAFPLGYITIGPLAEKVFEPLMATNGFLAGSIGQIIGVGSGRGMGLLLMIMGVLTILETSIAYLYPRLRFVEDELPNVSNAVAMAADTASSKNDAVSLIS; this comes from the coding sequence ATGGAAAAAACAAGGCTAACTGTTTTACGGGAAATGCGGCTGTTTATCATTGTTTGGGTAGGACAGTTGATCGCCTTAATTGGTTCGAGTACCACTGCCTTTGCCTTAGATATCTGGGTTTATAATCGCACCGGTTCAGTTACCCAGTTTGCTTTAGTCTCTCTGTTCAATACTCTCCCGCTAATCTTAATTTCCCCGATCGCTGGGCCTCTGGTAGATAAGTGGGATCGCCGAAAGACAATGATTATCGCTGATGTCTTGGCGTGTTTGGGAACAATTGCGATCGGCGTTTTATTTGTCATCGGTCGGTTAGAAGTCTGGCACATTTACCTAGCCAATACCTTCACTGCTGTTTTCATGGCTTTTCACACACCTGCTTATACAGCATCAACAGTCTTACTAGTGCCGAAACAGCACCTTAATCGTGCCAATGGGCTAATGAGTCTGATGTTTGGCATTTCGCTGATCGTTGCACCAACTCTCGGAGGTGTTCTACTAAGCATTGTCCATTTGCAAGGAATTATTTTGTTTCACGTAAGCGCTGTATTTATTGCTGTTGTTTCCCTGATGCTGGTTCGGTTCCCGGAAGTCAACACAAGTGCTGTTGCAACTGCAAAAAGTTCATTCCTAAGTGAAGCAACTTACGGATTGACATATTTGATCGCTCGACCAGGACTGCTGGGACTAGTATTATTCTCAGCTTCCAGCTTTTATATTGTGGGAGGTATTAATGTCATCACTATCCCGCTAGTCTTAAATTTCGTTTCAGTCAGCTTTTTGGGAACTATTCTTTCGCTATTTGGCATTGCGATCGTAGCAGGTGGCTTGCTTGTCAGCATCTGGGGAGGGCTAGAACGCAACATATATGCCATATACGGGTGTATGCTTTTGAGTGGCGTATTTATTTTCGTCGCCGGTTTGCAACCCTCTCTTGTCATTTTCACTGTTGGTATCTTCTTATTTTTCCTAACACAACCGATCGTTTCCAGTTCCACGCAAGCTGTCATGCAAAATAAAGTAGAACCTAATGTACAAGGTAGAGTTTTTGCGATCAAAGGAGCGATTGAAGCAGCCGCTTTCCCTTTAGGCTACATCACGATTGGGCCTTTAGCCGAGAAAGTTTTTGAACCCTTAATGGCTACTAACGGTTTTTTAGCAGGAAGCATCGGACAAATCATCGGTGTTGGGTCAGGTCGTGGGATGGGACTTCTACTGATGATTATGGGAGTCTTGACCATTTTAGAAACCTCTATTGCCTACTTGTACCCTCGCTTACGGTTTGTGGAAGATGAACTGCCTAATGTTAGTAATGCAGTTGCAATGGCTGCTGATACAGCTTCTAGTAAGAATGACGCAGTTTCTTTGATATCCTAA